The sequence GCCCGACGACCTTGAGAGCTTCCTTCGGAGGCTTTTTTGGTTCATTGGGCTTGTCCTTCATTCGTAGGAGTGAGAATCATGAGCGATACGGTCCAACCACAAGAAACCGAAGTAAGCGAGCTGCTGCAAATCCGGCGGGACAAGCTGGATGCGCTGCGCGAGCTCGGCGTCGATCCGTTCGGCAAGCGTTATGAGCGCTCGAACTACGCAGGAGACGTACTGAAGACGTACGCGGAGACGACGGGCGAAACGCTCGACGCGAACCCGGTCGAGGTCAGCCTCGCCGGCCGCATTATGCAGAAGCGCGGCATGGGCAAGGCTTCTTTCGCGCACGTGCAAGATTTAACCGGCCGCATTCAAATTTACGTCCGCGAGGACGAAGTCGGAAGCACGCTGTACAAGGCGTTCAACTTGCTCGACCTCGGCGATATCGTCGGGGTGAGCGGCGTGCTCTTCCGCACGAAGACCGGCGAACTGTCCGTGAAGGCGAAGTCGATCGAGGTGCTGACGAAGTCGCTGTACCCGTTGCCGGACAAGTTCCATGGCCTGACGGACGTGGAGCAGCGTTACCGTCAGCGGTACGTGGATTTGATTACGAATCCGGAAGTGCAGCAGACGTTCATCACCCGTTCTCGGATCATCCAGGCGATGCGGCGGTACTTCGACGGCCTCGGCTTCCTGGAAGTCGAGACGCCGACGCTGCATGCGATTGCCGGCGGCGCCGCGGCGCGTCCGTTCGTGACGCATCATAACGCCCTCGATATGCAGATGTACATGCGGATCGCGATCGAGCTTCATCTGAAGCGCTTGATCGTCGGCGGTCTCGAGAAGGTGTACGAGATCGGCCGCGTATACCGGAACGAAGGCGTATCGACGCGCCACAATCCGGAGTTCACGATGCTCGAGCTGTACGAGGCGTACGCCGATTACCAAGACATCATGAAGCTTACGGAAAATGTGATTTCGCACATCGCCCGCGAAGTGCTCGGCACCACGACGGTCATGTACCAGGGCGTCGAGGTCAATCTGGCGCCGCCGTTCCGCCGCGCGCATATGGTCGACCTGATCAAGGAAGCGGTCGGGGTCGATTTCTGGGTCGAGATGAGCGACGAAGAAGCGAAGCGATTGGCGAAGGAGCATAACGTTCCGGTCGACCCGTCGCATACGTTCGGACATATCGTCAACTCGTTCTACGAGCAGTTCGTAGAGGAGAAGCTCGTTCAGCCTACGTTCGTCTACGGGCACCCGACGGCGATCTCGCCGCTCGCGAAGAAGAACGAAGCGGATCCGCGCTTCACGGATCGATTCGAGCTGTTCATCGTCGGCCGGGAGTATGCGAACGCGTTCACCGAGCTGAACGATCCGATCGATCAGCGGCAGCGGTTCGAAGCGCAGCTGCTGGAGCGCGAACAGGGCAACGATGAGGCGCACGAGATGGATCACGATTTCGTTCGCGCGCTCGAATACGGCATGCCGCCGACGGGCGGACTCGGCATCGGCGTCGATCGCCTCGTGATGCTGCTTACGAACGCTCCGTCCATTCGCGACGTGTTGTTGTTCCCGCATATGCGGGCGCGTTCCGTCGAGTAATAGGCAAAGCGCTCGGCCCCCGCGTCGGGGGCCGAGAAGCTTTACCGAAAAATGGGCGAAAGAAACACTTGCATTGATCTAGGCGGTTGTGATATATTATTGCTTGTCGCCGCGAGAAGGGCGGCGCCGAAATACGAAACAGCGACGGTGGGAAACATTGCCGGTTGCAATGACGGTTTCGGTTGTGGTAAATTAATAGTCCGGCCTTGAGCCGACAGCTTGTTCCTTGAAAACTGAACAACGAGCGCATACGCGCTGTGAGCTTCGGC comes from Paenibacillus antri and encodes:
- the lysS gene encoding lysine--tRNA ligase, with the translated sequence MSDTVQPQETEVSELLQIRRDKLDALRELGVDPFGKRYERSNYAGDVLKTYAETTGETLDANPVEVSLAGRIMQKRGMGKASFAHVQDLTGRIQIYVREDEVGSTLYKAFNLLDLGDIVGVSGVLFRTKTGELSVKAKSIEVLTKSLYPLPDKFHGLTDVEQRYRQRYVDLITNPEVQQTFITRSRIIQAMRRYFDGLGFLEVETPTLHAIAGGAAARPFVTHHNALDMQMYMRIAIELHLKRLIVGGLEKVYEIGRVYRNEGVSTRHNPEFTMLELYEAYADYQDIMKLTENVISHIAREVLGTTTVMYQGVEVNLAPPFRRAHMVDLIKEAVGVDFWVEMSDEEAKRLAKEHNVPVDPSHTFGHIVNSFYEQFVEEKLVQPTFVYGHPTAISPLAKKNEADPRFTDRFELFIVGREYANAFTELNDPIDQRQRFEAQLLEREQGNDEAHEMDHDFVRALEYGMPPTGGLGIGVDRLVMLLTNAPSIRDVLLFPHMRARSVE